Below is a window of Cryobacterium sp. PAMC25264 DNA.
ACGACCTGACACCCTGCCGCGGGTGCGCCTGGAGGCGGTCGCCGAGAGGGCTGAGGCCTGGTGCGATCCTGCTGACGCTGCCACGGTCGTGACGGGCATCGCCCTGTCGACGCAGTCGGTGCAGCCCGGGGATCTGTTCGTTGCCTTGCCCGGCAAGAACGGCCACGGCGCCCAGTACGCGGCACAGGCTGTGCAGGCGGGGGCCGCCGCGGTGCTCACCGACGCGGCCGGTGAGGCGGAGGCGCGGTCCGCCGGGGTGCCCTGCATCATCAGCGACAACCTGCGTGACCGGCTCGGCGAGCTGAGCGCGTTCATCTACGACACCGCCGACAGCGACCTCGTGATCTTCGGCATCACCGGAACGAACGGTAAAACCACCACCGCCCATGTGCTCGAGGCGGTGCTCGGCCAGATGGGACTGGTCACGGGCCTGTCGACCACGGCCGAGCGGCACATCGCCGGCGAGGTCTTCGTCTCCAAGCTCACCACGCCAGAGGCCACCGATGTGCACGCGCTCCTGGCCCGGATGAAGGAGCAGAGCGTGCAGGCCGTGGTGCTCGAGGTGAGCGCCCAGGGTCTCACGCACGGCCGGGTGGACGGCATCGTTTTCGACTGCGCGGGCTTCACCAACCTCTCGATCGACCACCTCGACGACTACGGCACGATGGAGAACTACTTCCAGGCCAAGGAGATCCTGTTCCGCCCGGAGCGGGCGCGCACCGGTGTGGTGAGCATGGAGACCCCGTGGGGCCTCCGGTTGCTCAGTGAGCCCACGATCCCGGTGTCGTCGATCTCAGCGGATGCCGACGCCGACCCGGACTGGCGACTGGAGATTCTCGAGTCCCTGCCCCAGTCGACCCGATTCCGGGTGCAGAACCGGGCCGGTGACCGCGTGGAGACGACCGTGGCACTGCTCGGCGACCACCTGGTGGCCGACGCGGGCCTGGCCATCGCGATGATCGTCGAGGCCGGCTACCCGGCCGCGCAGGTGCAGGCCGCCGTGCACGACGGCATCCGGGTGTACATCCCCGGGCGCACCGAGAGCGTCTCCGGGCCGACCGGTCCGCGCGTGTACGTGGACTTCGGTCACAGCTCCGACGCGTTCGAAAAGACCCTGCGGGCCGTGCGCACGGTCACCCCTGGCCGGGTCATCATGCTCTTCGGCGCCGACGGCGACCGGGACCCGGTCAAGCGCCCCGAGATGGCCAGGGTCGCGGCGGCCGGCTCCGACATCGTGGTGGTCACCGACCACCACCCGCGGTTCGAAGACCCGGCCAGCATCCGGCGGATGCTCGTCGACGCCGCCCGCGAGGCGTTCCCCGGCAAGCAGATCGTGGAGGTGTCGCCGCCCGAGGCCGCCATCGACTACGCGGTGGACCTGGCGCGGGACGGCGACGCCATTCTCTGGGCCGGGCCCGGACACCAGGACTACCGGGACATCCGCGGGGTGCGCACGCCCTACTCGGCGCGGGAGCTGGCCCGGGAGGCCCTCACCCGGCACGGCTGGCCGGCCCAGCAGCCCTCCGAACCCGCCGTCCCCTCCCGCGAACTGTGACTTAAGCACCAAAAACTCGGGTTTTCAGGTGCTTAGCTCACAGTTCGCGGTGGGCGGGGGCGGCGCGGATGCCCTCGGTCCAGGTGGCCACGCAGAGCGGCACGCCCGGCCGGTAGGCGAGATGGGCCACGGCGGGGGCATCCAGCACCTGCAGGTCGGCCCGGCCGCCGACCCGCAGCGAGCCCACCGCATCCGGCCCGTGCTCGCGACCGAGCGCCCGGGCCGCGCCCCGGGTGGCCGCCCAGACCGCCTCGCGCACGGTGAGGCCCATCTGCAGCACCGCTGTGGCCACGCAGAACGGCATCGATGTGGTGTACGAGGTGCCCGGGTTGCAGTTGCTGGCCAGGGCGATGTGCGCGCCGGCGTCGAGCAGCCGCCGAGCCGGCGGGAACGGTTCGCGGGTGGACAGGTCGCAGGCCGGCAGCAGTGTGGCCACGGTGTTCGACCCGGCCAGGGCGTCGATGTCGGCGTCGTCGAGGTGGTTGCAGTGGTCCACGCTGGCGCAGCCGAGCTCCACGGCCAGGCGCACCCCGCCGCTGGAGCCGAGTTGGTTGCCGTGTAGCCGGAGACCGAGTCCGGCCGCCCGGCCGGCGAGCAAGACTTCCCGGCACTCGTCCACATCGAACGCTCCGGTCTCGCAGAAGGCGTCGATGAAGTCCACGTGCGGGGCCACGGCGGCCAGCATCGGGCCGGTGACCAGGTCGAGATAGGCGCGCCGGTCGATGCCGGGCGGCACCACGTGGGCACCGAGGAAGCTGACGATGTCGGCCACGTCGGCGGCTGCCCGCGCGCTGCGGAGTTCGCCGTCCACGTCGAGGCCGTAGCCGGTCTTGGTTTCCAGGAACGTCGTGCCCTGGGCCTCGGCCTCACGGCGAAGACGCCTGGCGTTGGCGACCAAGGCGGCCTCGCTCGCGGCCCGGGTGGCCGTCATCGTGGCGAGGATGCCGCCGGCCGCGTAGCGCTGACCGGCCATCCGGGCCTCGAACTCCGCGGCGCGGTCCCCGGCGAAGACCAGGTGGGTGTGGCTGTCCACCCAGCCGGGCAGCACGGCCCGGCCGCCGACATCCACTCTGCTGTCGGATGGCGGGGCGTCGGCGGCGGGTCCGATCCAGGCAATCCGGCCGTTCTCGATCACGAGCGCGGCGTCCGTGAGCCTGTCGTCGTCGTGGCTGAACTCGGCGGACTGGGTGGTCAGCTCGCCGATTCCGGTGAGCAATTCGGCGGTCATCGGGGAGCCTTCCGGGTGGGGTGCGCGAGGGGAGCGGAGTGGGCGGAGGAAGGGAAGGATGCCGGACCGGCTGGCAGTACGAACGCCCGCTTATCGCCGACAACTGCGCCTGTTTCGGACAACTGTTGCCGGCGCGCCGGGTGCACGTGTCCGGAAGGGGAACAGAAGGCCCGGGGCGGGGTCATGCGGAGGCCGATGCGGATGCGGATGCGGCGTCGAGGGCGGCCAGCGCATCACGGAGGAGCGCGGCGGGCGAGCCATCGGACGAGCCGGCGGTGGGCGCGCTGGTGGTAGTGGGGCTGACATCGGCGGTGACCGAGAGGGTGGCGGCGGGGGTGCCCACGAGGCGTCCGGTGTCGGCCACGAGGCGGCCGCCCACGATCACCCGGCGCACGTCCGCGGCCGTGGCGGCGAGCACGAGCTGGCCGGGGTCGGCGCCGACGGTGCGGATGCTGTGCGCGTCGACCTCGACGAGGTCGGCCGGGTCACCCGGCGCCAGGCCGGCCCGGCCCAGGCCGAGCGAGGCGTACCCGTCGGCGCCGGCCGCCCGCAGGAGCTGCGCCGGGCTGAACCGGCCCCGGGAACCGGAGGCCAGCCGTTCGCCCATTTCCAGGCCGCGCATCTCGAGGAACGGGTCGATTACGGCGTTCTGGTCGGAGCCGAGGGCTATCGGCGTGCCCGCGGCGGCCAGCGCGTGCGCGGGGCCGATGCCGTCGCCGAGGTCGGCCTCGGTGCTCGGGCACATCACCACCGTGACGCCGTGGGCGCCGAGCAGCGCCACATCGTCGGAGCTGAGATGGGTGGCGTGCACGACGCTCAGCCGTGGGCTCAGCGCACCGAGTCCGGCCAGCACTCCAGTGGGGGTCACGCCGTACGCGGCCTGGCAGTCGACGTTCTCCCGGGGCTGCTCCGAGAGGTGGATGTGCAGCGGCACGTCAGTGGGCAGCCCGGCCAGGATCTCGCGCATGGCGTCCTGCGGCACGGCTCGCACGGAGTGCAGCGCCGCGCCGAGGGTGACGAGCGTGGGGTCGGTGGGCCTGGTCGCGGCATCCGTCTCGATCACCGAGCGGAGCGCTGCCCAGCGGCCCAACCAGCCGGCCGCGGACCCGTCGCCGAAGCGGCGCTGCTCCGCCATCAGCGGGGCGTCGAAGGCGCCGGCGAGGTAGCTGGTGTCGAGCAGCACCAGACGGATGCCGACCTCGCGAGCCGCCGTCGCCAACGCGAGTTCCATCGCATGCGCCTGCGGGTATGCAGTGCCGTCTGCCCGATGGTGCAGGTAGTGGAATTCACCCACGGCGGTGTAGCCGCTGACCAGCATCTCGGCGAAGACGGCCCGGGCGAGCTCGAGGTAGAGCTCGGGGGTCAGCGTCTGGGCGACCGTGTACATGGACTGCCGCCACCGCCAGAAGTCGCCGCCCTGAGCGTGGGTGCGGCCGCGGAGCGCCCGGTGGAAGGCGTGCGAGTGCGCGTTGGCCAGGCCGGGCAGCACGGTGCCCAGGCGGATGTCGCGGGTTTCGGCCGCAACACCGTCGGCCCGGTCGATGATGAGGCCGTTCTCGCCCACAGTGAGGCGCACTCCTGCGCTGGGAATTCCGTCGGCCAGCAGCGTCTCGCACCAGTAGCTGGTCGGGGCCCCGGCTGCGGCGCTCACAACAGTTCCCGGAGCAGGGTGTCGAGCGCATCGACGCCGGCGATGCAGTCCGCCAGGGTGGCGAATTCCTCGGGCGAGTGCGAGATTCCGGTGGGGTTGCGTACGAACAGCATGGCGGTGGGCACTCGGGCGGCGAGAACGCCCGCGTCGTGGCCGGCGCCCGTGGAGAGGGCGGGAAGGCCGCCGAGGGTCAGGGCCAACCGGGCGGCCAGCTCGGGGTCGAAGGTGACGGTGCCGGTCCAGGACTCCTCCACGACAGTGGCGGCGCAGCCGGTGTGCAAGGCCTGCAGCCGACCGGTGATGTCGGCAACGACGGCGCGGGCCTCGACGTCGGTCTCGGCACGGGCGTCGAGCCAGGCGGTCACTGCAGACGGGATGACATTGGTGCCGCCGGGCACCGCCTCGATGCGACCGACCGTGGCGCGGGCGCCCGGGCTGGCCAGCGCCGCCTCCTGCACGGCCAGGATGGCGTGCGCTGCGGCGACCATCGGGTCCCGGCGGCCGGTCATCAAGGTGGCTCCGGCGTGGTTGCCCTGGCCGGTGAAGCTCATGCGCCAGCGGCCGTGCGCGAGGATCGAGGAGGCCACCGCCAGCGGGGCGCCGAGGTCGATCAGGCCGCGGCCCTGTTCTACATGCAGCTCCAGGAATATGCCGATGCGGTCGAGAGCGTCCTGGTCGCGGCCGAGATGTGCCGGGTCGAGTCCGGCGGTCACGGCGGCCTCCGCGAGGGTGATTCCGGAGCGGTCGGTGAGGTTCCGGGCGACGTCGGCATCGATTGCGCCCGAGAGTAGTCGAGAGCCCAGGCAGGCGACGCCGAACCTCGAGCCTTCCTCTTCAGCGAAGACCAGCACCGCGCACGGCCGGCCGGGCACGAAGCCGGCGGCCTGCAGCCGGGCGACGGCCTCGAGTGCGGAGACCACTCCGAGCGGCCCATCGTAGGCGCCGCCGCCCGGCACGGAGTCGAGGTGACTGCCCAGCACCACGGCGTCCGGCCCCGCCGCCCCCCACCAGGCCCAGGTGTTGGAGTTGCGGTCCACCTCCACGGCCAGGCCGAGCCGCTCGGCGCGTTCGGTGAACCAGGCGCGCAGCTCGAGTTCGGCTCCCTGCCAGAGATGCCGCGAGTAGCCGCCGGCGCGCAGGTCGCGGCCGGTTCCGGCGATCTCGTCGAGACCGGCGAGCACGCCGTGGGCGACGAGGTCAGGCATCGAGCGCATCCGCGGGCGCCTCTGGGGCCGCGGGCGCATTCGTGGTGGCCGCACCCGCATCCGTCTCCCACATCGGTACTCGCAAGCCGCGCTCGCGGGCTACCTCCTCGGCGCGCTCGTAGCCGGCATCGACGTGGCGCATCACGCCGGTCCCGGGGTCGTTGACCAGGACCCTGGAGATCTTCTCTGCCGCCAGCGGGGTGCCGTCGGCCACGATCACCTGGCCGGCGTGGATGCTGCGGCCCATGCCGACCCCGCCGCCGTGGTGGATCGAGACCCAGGTGGCGCCGGACGCGGTGTTCAGCAGCGCGTTCAGCAACGGCCAGTCGGCGATGGCATCCGAGCCGTCCTTCATGGCCTCGGTCTCGCGGTAGGGCGAGGCCACCGAGCCGGAGTCGAGGTGATCGCGGCCGATCACGATCGGGGCGCTGAGTTCACCGGAGGCGACCATCTCATTGAACTTGAGGCCGGCGAGATGCCGCTCCTGGTAACCGAGCCAGCAAATGCGGGCGGGCAGGCCCTCGAAGTGCACCTTCTCGCCGGCCGCGGTGATCCAGCGGCGCAGGTGCTCGTCGTCGGGGAACAACTCGACGATGGCCTTGTCGGTGGCCGCGATATCGGCCGGGTCGCCGGAGAGCGCCGCCCAGCGGAACGGGCCCTTGCCCTCGGCGAAGAGCGGGCGGATGTAGGCGGGCACGAAGCCGGGGAAATCGAACGCGCGCTCACAGCCGCCGAGCAACGCCTCGGCGCGGATGGAGTTGCCGTAGTCGAAGACCTCGGCGCCGGCCTCCTGGAAATCGACCATGGCCTGCACCTGCTTGGCCATCGAGGCCCGGGCCCGCTCGGTGAACTCCGCAGGGCTGGCGGCGGCGTAGGCGTGCCACTCGGCAAGAGTCACCCCCTCGGGCAGGTAGGCGAGCGGGTCGTGTGCGCTGGTCTGGTCGGTGACGATATCGATGGGTACCTCGCGGGCGCGGAGCTCGGCGAAGACCGTGGCGGCGTTGCCGACCAGGCCCACCGAGAGCGGCCGGCGTTCGGCCTTGGCGGCGAGCACCCGGGTGAGCGCGTCGTCGATGTCGTCGGTCATCTCGTCGAGGTAGCCGTGTTCCACCCGGCGGGCCAGGCGGGACGGGTCCACGTCGACGATGAGCACGACGCCCTCGTTGAGGGTGACCGCCATGGGCTGGGCGCCGCCCATGCCGCCGGCGCCGCCGGTAAGGGTGAGGGTGCCGGCCAGTGTGCCAGTGAACCTCTTGGCGGCCACGGCGGCGAAGGTCTCGTAGGTGCCCTGCAGGATGCCCTGGGTTCCGATGTAGATCCAGGAGCCGGCGGTCATCTGGCCGTACATGGTGAGGCCGAGGGCCTCGAGCTTGCGGAACTCCGGCCAGGTGGCCCAGTCCCCGACCAGGTTGGAGTTGGCGATCAGCACGCGCGGCGCCCACTCGTGGGTGCGGAACACCCCGACGGGCTTGCCGGACTGCACAAGCAGGGTCTCGTCCTTCTCGAGCGTGGTGAGGGTGCGCACGATGGCGTCGTAGGCCTCCCAGTTGCGGGCGGCCTTGCCGGTGCCTCCGTAGACGACGAGCTTCTCGGGGTGCTCGGCCACCTCCGGGTCGAGGTTGTTCATCAGCATCCGCAGCGGGCCCTCGGTCTGCCAACTCTTCGCGGTGAGGGTGGTGCCGCGGGCGGCGCGCACGACGCGGGGCGGATGAGCGTCGGTGGGCGTCGCATCCGTCACCGGGGTGGTGGCGCCGGTCTCGGTCAGGTCGGGCATGAGCGGGGTCTGCTTTCTCGAGAGCTGCGGGGAGAGGACGGGTCAGTACAGCGAGCCGGTGACGCTTTGGGCGGCGGCGAGCACGGCGCCGCTTCGCACGGAGGCGGCGACGGATTCGATATCGGGGGAGAGGAACCGGTCGGGTCCGGGGCCGGCGACCTCACGGCGCACCTCGGCCAGCACGGCGCCGGTGGCCGGTCCCGGCGTGAGCGGCGCGCGCAGGTCGAGGGCGCGGCTCGCGGTCATGATCTCGATGCCGAGCACCCGGGCGAGACCGTCGATGCCGGTGCGGAGCTTGCGGGCGGCGTGCCAGCCCATTGACACGTGGTCCTCCTGCATGGCCGAGGACGGGATCGAGTCGACCGAGGCGGGCACCGCGAGGCGCTTGAGCTCGGAGACGATGCCCGCTGCGGTGTACTGGGCGATCATCAGGCCGGAGTCGACCCCCACGTCGTGGGCGAGGAACGCGGGTAGGCCGTTGCTGCGGGCCGGGTCGAGCATCCGGTCGGTGCGGCGTTCGGACATGCTGGCCACGTCGGCCACGGCGATGGCGAGGAAGTCGAGAACGTAGGCGACCGGGGCCCCGTGGAAGTTGCCGTTGGACTCGACGCGGCCGTCGATCGTGACGACGGGGTTGTCGATGGCGCTGGCCAGTTCGCGTTCGGCGATACGGCCGGCGTGGTCGACGGTGTCGCGCGCGGCTCCGTGCACCTGCGGGGCGCAGCGCAGCGAGTAGGCGTCCTGCACGCGGGTGCATTCCGGACCCTTGTGGCTGGCCACGATGGGGGAGTCGGCGAGCAGGTGGCGGAGGTTCGTGGCGGCGGCCTGCTGGCCCAGCTGCGGGCGGAGGCCGGCGAGGTCGGCGGCGAAGGTGGCATCCGTGCCGAGCAGCGCCTCGATGCTCATCGCGGCGGCCACATCGGCGGTGGCGAGCAGCGTGTGCAGGTCGTGCAGGGCGAGGCTGAGCTGGCCGAGCATGCCGTCGGTGCCGTTGATGAGGGCCAGGCCCTCCTTCTCGGCCAGCAGCACGGGCTCGAGGCCTGCGGCGGCGAGAGCGGCGGCGGCGGGCAGCTCGACTCCGGTGCGGTCGCGCACGGTGCCCTCGCCCATGAGTGCGAGGGCGCAGTGGGCCAGCGGGGCCAGGTCGCCGGAGCAACCGAGCGAACCGTACTCCCGCACGATCGGGGTGATGCCGGCGTTGAGCAGTCCGGCGTAGGCCTCGGCCGTCGACAGGCGGATGCCCGTGCGGCCGGTGAGTAGGGTCGACAAGCGCAGCAGCATGAGCGCGCGCACCGTTTCCCGTTCCACCTCAGCGCCGGAACCGGCCGCGTGGGAACGCACCAGGCTCTGCTGCAGCCGGGTGCGGTCGGCCGCGGTGATGAAGGTCGTGGCCAGGGCGCCGAACCCTGTGGAGATGCCATAGTGCGGCTGCACGTCGGTGGCGAGGATCTCGATGGTGGCCCGACTGGCGGCCACGGCGGCGCGGGCATCGTCGCCGAGGAGTACCGGGGCGTCGTGGCGGGCTACGGCCACGACATCCGCCACCGAGACCGGGCCGGTGCCCACGGTGACGGGCGTTGCGGCGGCAATGTGGGTGGGCAGGACGGTGTCGACGGTGTGCATGGTCCTATCTGACTCCTGCGCGCGGCCCGGCGCAGCGGCTTTCACCCGTTTGGTGTCTCGTATACGAGACAGCGGCGGCCAGGCTGGCCGGGTGCACCCGGTGTTGGACGACGCGCGGGAGCGGCGCCGATGCGCGCGTGGCGTGCCACCCGCGTACCGGCGCTGTGCCCGCGCAGCTCCGATCAGACCTCGTCGGACTAGGGTGGCATCAATCCATTGGAGGTACCGAATGCTGTCGACCGATCTGATGACGGATGCTTTCGGCCGGGTGCAGGAGGCGGTGCATGCCGTGCTCGTGGGCGCCGGGTCCGATCTGCTCGAGTTCCGCGCCGACCCCGAGGCGAACACCATCGCCTGGCTGGTCTGGCATCTCACCCGGGTGCAGGACGACCACGTCGCCGACCTCATGGGCGAGCCCCAGCTGTGGACGACCGGCGGCTGGCAGAAGCGCTTCGACCTGCCCTTCGCGGTCGGTGCCACCGGGTACCGCCAGAGCGCGGGTGAGGTCGCGGCCGTGCGGGCGGGGTCCGACCTGCTCCACGGCTACTTCGACGCCGTGCACGATCGCACGATCGCCTACCTGG
It encodes the following:
- a CDS encoding Mur ligase family protein, coding for MAIESTPPVVRPDTLPRVRLEAVAERAEAWCDPADAATVVTGIALSTQSVQPGDLFVALPGKNGHGAQYAAQAVQAGAAAVLTDAAGEAEARSAGVPCIISDNLRDRLGELSAFIYDTADSDLVIFGITGTNGKTTTAHVLEAVLGQMGLVTGLSTTAERHIAGEVFVSKLTTPEATDVHALLARMKEQSVQAVVLEVSAQGLTHGRVDGIVFDCAGFTNLSIDHLDDYGTMENYFQAKEILFRPERARTGVVSMETPWGLRLLSEPTIPVSSISADADADPDWRLEILESLPQSTRFRVQNRAGDRVETTVALLGDHLVADAGLAIAMIVEAGYPAAQVQAAVHDGIRVYIPGRTESVSGPTGPRVYVDFGHSSDAFEKTLRAVRTVTPGRVIMLFGADGDRDPVKRPEMARVAAAGSDIVVVTDHHPRFEDPASIRRMLVDAAREAFPGKQIVEVSPPEAAIDYAVDLARDGDAILWAGPGHQDYRDIRGVRTPYSARELAREALTRHGWPAQQPSEPAVPSREL
- the hutI gene encoding imidazolonepropionase → MTAELLTGIGELTTQSAEFSHDDDRLTDAALVIENGRIAWIGPAADAPPSDSRVDVGGRAVLPGWVDSHTHLVFAGDRAAEFEARMAGQRYAAGGILATMTATRAASEAALVANARRLRREAEAQGTTFLETKTGYGLDVDGELRSARAAADVADIVSFLGAHVVPPGIDRRAYLDLVTGPMLAAVAPHVDFIDAFCETGAFDVDECREVLLAGRAAGLGLRLHGNQLGSSGGVRLAVELGCASVDHCNHLDDADIDALAGSNTVATLLPACDLSTREPFPPARRLLDAGAHIALASNCNPGTSYTTSMPFCVATAVLQMGLTVREAVWAATRGAARALGREHGPDAVGSLRVGGRADLQVLDAPAVAHLAYRPGVPLCVATWTEGIRAAPAHREL
- a CDS encoding formimidoylglutamate deiminase, which codes for MSAAAGAPTSYWCETLLADGIPSAGVRLTVGENGLIIDRADGVAAETRDIRLGTVLPGLANAHSHAFHRALRGRTHAQGGDFWRWRQSMYTVAQTLTPELYLELARAVFAEMLVSGYTAVGEFHYLHHRADGTAYPQAHAMELALATAAREVGIRLVLLDTSYLAGAFDAPLMAEQRRFGDGSAAGWLGRWAALRSVIETDAATRPTDPTLVTLGAALHSVRAVPQDAMREILAGLPTDVPLHIHLSEQPRENVDCQAAYGVTPTGVLAGLGALSPRLSVVHATHLSSDDVALLGAHGVTVVMCPSTEADLGDGIGPAHALAAAGTPIALGSDQNAVIDPFLEMRGLEMGERLASGSRGRFSPAQLLRAAGADGYASLGLGRAGLAPGDPADLVEVDAHSIRTVGADPGQLVLAATAADVRRVIVGGRLVADTGRLVGTPAATLSVTADVSPTTTSAPTAGSSDGSPAALLRDALAALDAASASASASA
- a CDS encoding allantoate amidohydrolase, translated to MPDLVAHGVLAGLDEIAGTGRDLRAGGYSRHLWQGAELELRAWFTERAERLGLAVEVDRNSNTWAWWGAAGPDAVVLGSHLDSVPGGGAYDGPLGVVSALEAVARLQAAGFVPGRPCAVLVFAEEEGSRFGVACLGSRLLSGAIDADVARNLTDRSGITLAEAAVTAGLDPAHLGRDQDALDRIGIFLELHVEQGRGLIDLGAPLAVASSILAHGRWRMSFTGQGNHAGATLMTGRRDPMVAAAHAILAVQEAALASPGARATVGRIEAVPGGTNVIPSAVTAWLDARAETDVEARAVVADITGRLQALHTGCAATVVEESWTGTVTFDPELAARLALTLGGLPALSTGAGHDAGVLAARVPTAMLFVRNPTGISHSPEEFATLADCIAGVDALDTLLRELL
- the hutU gene encoding urocanate hydratase, coding for MPDLTETGATTPVTDATPTDAHPPRVVRAARGTTLTAKSWQTEGPLRMLMNNLDPEVAEHPEKLVVYGGTGKAARNWEAYDAIVRTLTTLEKDETLLVQSGKPVGVFRTHEWAPRVLIANSNLVGDWATWPEFRKLEALGLTMYGQMTAGSWIYIGTQGILQGTYETFAAVAAKRFTGTLAGTLTLTGGAGGMGGAQPMAVTLNEGVVLIVDVDPSRLARRVEHGYLDEMTDDIDDALTRVLAAKAERRPLSVGLVGNAATVFAELRAREVPIDIVTDQTSAHDPLAYLPEGVTLAEWHAYAAASPAEFTERARASMAKQVQAMVDFQEAGAEVFDYGNSIRAEALLGGCERAFDFPGFVPAYIRPLFAEGKGPFRWAALSGDPADIAATDKAIVELFPDDEHLRRWITAAGEKVHFEGLPARICWLGYQERHLAGLKFNEMVASGELSAPIVIGRDHLDSGSVASPYRETEAMKDGSDAIADWPLLNALLNTASGATWVSIHHGGGVGMGRSIHAGQVIVADGTPLAAEKISRVLVNDPGTGVMRHVDAGYERAEEVARERGLRVPMWETDAGAATTNAPAAPEAPADALDA
- the hutH gene encoding histidine ammonia-lyase gives rise to the protein MHTVDTVLPTHIAAATPVTVGTGPVSVADVVAVARHDAPVLLGDDARAAVAASRATIEILATDVQPHYGISTGFGALATTFITAADRTRLQQSLVRSHAAGSGAEVERETVRALMLLRLSTLLTGRTGIRLSTAEAYAGLLNAGITPIVREYGSLGCSGDLAPLAHCALALMGEGTVRDRTGVELPAAAALAAAGLEPVLLAEKEGLALINGTDGMLGQLSLALHDLHTLLATADVAAAMSIEALLGTDATFAADLAGLRPQLGQQAAATNLRHLLADSPIVASHKGPECTRVQDAYSLRCAPQVHGAARDTVDHAGRIAERELASAIDNPVVTIDGRVESNGNFHGAPVAYVLDFLAIAVADVASMSERRTDRMLDPARSNGLPAFLAHDVGVDSGLMIAQYTAAGIVSELKRLAVPASVDSIPSSAMQEDHVSMGWHAARKLRTGIDGLARVLGIEIMTASRALDLRAPLTPGPATGAVLAEVRREVAGPGPDRFLSPDIESVAASVRSGAVLAAAQSVTGSLY
- a CDS encoding DUF664 domain-containing protein; this translates as MLSTDLMTDAFGRVQEAVHAVLVGAGSDLLEFRADPEANTIAWLVWHLTRVQDDHVADLMGEPQLWTTGGWQKRFDLPFAVGATGYRQSAGEVAAVRAGSDLLHGYFDAVHDRTIAYLGTLREDDFSRVVDTRWTPPVTVAVRLVSVIGDDLEHAGQAAFVRGLAQRAGLH